One genomic region from Amycolatopsis sp. FBCC-B4732 encodes:
- a CDS encoding non-ribosomal peptide synthetase encodes MTTSFNPAPRPFERAETMHGLFEWCADRWPARTALHHRGRDITYRELAETADAYAAELQARGVGRGSIVPVLLPRSPELFATLLAVLKCGAAYAALDLRWPRTRLAELIEHLGGPVVAAERGAGWSSMWSPPAQPILGARPAAVDVGADDACAVFFTSGTTGTPKGVVTAHRGNVRLFDDWLFTPLDSGAVMPQALAATWDAFGLDSWGVLFNGGTLVLLEDTLELATKLRDLVAIHGVTTIFPPTAVFHSMVDSDLDAFAGLRAVGTGGEKLSARHAARFLEAYPDIPLYNMYGPVESSVAATCHRVRPEDCTPPDSVPLGLPFPNTQAYILDGDRLCDVGESGEICLGGKGLALGYFEDSSLTARKFVELALPSGPERVYRTGDLGRWTAGGLLHFEGRADRQVKIRGHRIELDDVEHNAGRVPGVGACAVVPVTGADGAYEDLCLFYAGSGDAPGEEELRTRLAERLPGYLVPALVQRLERLPVLEDRKLDRRALAELAASRRIASAAPVAESLSDTEAAVAGFLREIIGVPSIASDVSFFRQGGNSLSAAQLCSRISRDLGVKLRISQVFEAPTVRGVAGLITAGKP; translated from the coding sequence ATGACGACGTCCTTCAACCCGGCGCCCCGCCCGTTCGAGCGGGCCGAGACCATGCACGGCCTGTTCGAGTGGTGCGCGGACCGCTGGCCGGCCCGCACCGCGCTGCACCACCGGGGCCGCGACATCACCTACCGGGAGCTGGCGGAGACCGCCGACGCGTACGCGGCCGAGCTGCAGGCGCGCGGGGTCGGGCGCGGCTCGATCGTGCCGGTGCTGCTGCCCCGCTCCCCCGAGCTGTTCGCGACGCTGCTGGCCGTGCTCAAGTGCGGTGCCGCCTACGCGGCCCTGGACCTGCGCTGGCCGCGGACCCGGCTCGCGGAGCTGATCGAGCACCTCGGCGGCCCGGTGGTGGCCGCCGAGCGCGGGGCCGGGTGGTCGTCGATGTGGTCACCGCCTGCCCAACCGATCCTCGGCGCCCGCCCGGCCGCGGTCGACGTCGGCGCGGACGACGCGTGCGCCGTGTTCTTCACCTCCGGGACCACCGGGACGCCGAAGGGCGTGGTGACCGCGCACCGCGGCAACGTGCGGCTCTTCGACGACTGGCTGTTCACGCCGCTGGACTCCGGTGCGGTGATGCCGCAGGCGCTCGCGGCGACGTGGGACGCCTTCGGCCTCGATTCGTGGGGCGTGCTGTTCAACGGCGGCACCCTGGTGCTGCTGGAGGACACCCTGGAGCTGGCGACGAAACTGCGTGACCTGGTCGCCATCCACGGCGTCACCACGATCTTCCCGCCCACCGCGGTGTTCCACAGCATGGTCGACAGCGACCTCGACGCGTTCGCCGGCCTGCGGGCCGTCGGCACCGGCGGCGAGAAGCTCTCGGCCCGGCACGCGGCCCGGTTCCTCGAGGCGTACCCGGACATCCCGCTCTACAACATGTACGGCCCGGTCGAGTCGAGCGTGGCGGCCACCTGCCACCGCGTCCGGCCCGAGGACTGCACCCCGCCGGATTCGGTCCCGCTCGGCCTGCCGTTCCCCAACACCCAGGCGTACATCCTCGACGGCGACCGGCTGTGCGACGTCGGCGAGAGCGGCGAGATCTGCCTGGGTGGCAAGGGGCTGGCGCTCGGGTACTTCGAGGACTCTTCGCTGACCGCGCGCAAGTTCGTCGAGCTCGCCCTGCCGTCCGGCCCGGAACGCGTCTACCGCACCGGTGACCTCGGGCGCTGGACCGCCGGCGGGCTGCTGCACTTCGAAGGCCGCGCGGACCGCCAGGTCAAGATCCGCGGCCACCGCATCGAACTCGACGACGTCGAGCACAACGCCGGGCGCGTACCGGGTGTCGGCGCGTGCGCGGTCGTGCCGGTGACCGGGGCCGACGGCGCGTACGAGGACCTGTGCCTGTTCTACGCCGGTTCCGGCGATGCGCCGGGCGAGGAAGAACTGCGCACCCGGCTGGCCGAGCGGCTGCCCGGCTACCTCGTGCCGGCTCTGGTGCAGCGCCTGGAGCGGCTGCCCGTGCTGGAGGACCGGAAGCTGGACCGGCGGGCGCTGGCCGAGCTGGCGGCGAGCCGCCGGATCGCCTCGGCCGCCCCGGTGGCCGAGTCCCTTTCGGACACCGAAGCCGCGGTGGCGGGGTTCCTGCGCGAGATCATCGGCGTGCCCTCGATCGCCAGCGACGTCTCGTTCTTCCGGCAGGGCGGCAACTCGCTGTCCGCCGCCCAGCTGTGCTCGCGGATCAGCCGGGACCTCGGCGTCAAGCTGCGGATCTCCCAGGTGTTCGAGGCGCCGACCGTGCGCGGTGTCGCCGGGCTGATCACCGCCGGAAAGCCGTAG
- a CDS encoding cytochrome P450: MPVRTAEDMTTQMRVLWTLGELGDPLALLLRGPEDPYPLYEKIRAKGPLHRSELGAWTTVDHATATKVLRDRRFGVLKSDGKPISPVITSFDNSMLGADGADHARLRKLATPFLSPKAILGFRDKLTAICHELLDRVDTSREFDLMATFADLIPVTVVATIFDIPEPFLSRYLEHGPKFGTIFDEITSAEHIAGVQRSLDELDALFTELMEMRLAHPGDDAVSKLLTARAEDRLTTHELVSMCQLLTLAGAESTVNLIGIGVKTMLEQRDQWDKLVADPDLAPQAAQESLRFEAPVQQSSRVSTVDVEVGDTVIPADTAVVILTAGCNRDPAVWSRPDVFDITRPTTPDNLSFSGGSHYCLGAPLARLEADVAFRVLATRLPNLRQTGPADRRRSAIIRGLRHLPVANG; the protein is encoded by the coding sequence ATGCCCGTCCGGACGGCCGAGGACATGACCACCCAGATGCGGGTGCTGTGGACCCTCGGCGAACTCGGCGATCCCCTGGCGCTGCTGCTGCGCGGCCCGGAGGATCCCTACCCGCTCTACGAAAAGATCCGCGCGAAGGGTCCGCTGCACCGCAGCGAGCTCGGCGCGTGGACGACGGTCGACCACGCGACGGCCACGAAGGTGCTGCGCGACCGGCGGTTCGGCGTGCTCAAGTCCGACGGCAAGCCGATCAGCCCGGTCATCACGTCGTTCGACAACTCGATGCTCGGGGCCGACGGCGCCGACCACGCGCGGCTGCGCAAGCTGGCCACGCCGTTCCTGAGCCCCAAGGCGATCCTCGGGTTCCGCGACAAGCTGACGGCGATCTGCCACGAGCTGCTCGACCGGGTCGACACGAGCCGGGAGTTCGACCTGATGGCGACGTTCGCCGACCTCATCCCGGTCACGGTCGTGGCGACCATCTTCGACATCCCCGAGCCGTTCCTGAGCCGCTACCTGGAGCACGGCCCGAAGTTCGGCACGATCTTCGACGAGATCACGTCGGCGGAGCACATCGCGGGCGTGCAGCGGTCGCTGGACGAGCTGGACGCGCTGTTCACCGAGCTGATGGAGATGCGCCTGGCCCACCCGGGCGACGACGCCGTCAGCAAGCTCCTCACGGCCCGCGCCGAGGACCGGCTCACGACGCACGAGCTGGTGTCGATGTGCCAGCTGCTGACGCTGGCGGGCGCGGAGTCGACGGTGAACCTGATCGGCATCGGCGTCAAGACGATGCTGGAACAGCGGGACCAGTGGGACAAGCTGGTGGCCGACCCGGACCTGGCCCCGCAGGCAGCGCAGGAGTCCCTGCGGTTCGAGGCCCCGGTCCAGCAGTCCAGCCGCGTGTCCACAGTGGACGTCGAGGTCGGGGACACGGTGATCCCCGCCGACACGGCGGTGGTGATCCTGACGGCGGGCTGCAACCGCGACCCCGCCGTGTGGTCCCGTCCCGACGTTTTCGACATCACCCGCCCGACCACCCCGGACAACCTGTCCTTCTCGGGCGGCTCCCACTACTGCCTGGGTGCGCCGCTGGCGCGGCTGGAGGCGGACGTGGCGTTCCGGGTCCTGGCAACGCGCTTGCCGAACCTGCGCCAGACGGGCCCGGCCGACCGCCGGCGCTCGGCGATCATCCGAGGCCTCCGCCACCTACCGGTGGCGAACGGCTGA
- a CDS encoding class I SAM-dependent methyltransferase, giving the protein MPTSPTGLGTGTESQAEAALAGHPGIARARVTREPGTGRLVAHVVPRDPVAEDGDDRKRVDEWQLIYEWVYGELPESGGLGENFVGWHSTYTGLPIELAQMREWRDATVERITSLRPRRVLEIGVGTGLLMAKLAPSCEEYVATDFSPTVVETLTGQVAGDPALAHVTLHNREANDFSGLPDQHFDTVVINSVIQYFPDIGYLADVLRQAAALLAPGGAVFVGDVRNLRLLRAFRTAVLADELAAAPGSAREIVENSVLEEKELLVDPDFFPALAATLPGIAAADVRLKRAHHHNELSRHRYDAVLRKEPAETVEPALTAAWDPGALETLLSDVRPPSARITGVPNGRVARELAELAKLDTGRTPAAVTAPDPEDLHEIGKRRGYQAAVTWSAEGPGLVDVVYTRDGEPVTVPASAATPGLPFTTYANAPSRAAKTSSFVAELRAYLAARLPAEAIPHAFTTVEDLPEGTGHADH; this is encoded by the coding sequence ATGCCGACGTCACCGACCGGTCTGGGCACCGGCACGGAAAGCCAAGCCGAAGCCGCGCTCGCCGGGCACCCCGGGATCGCGCGGGCCCGCGTGACCCGCGAACCCGGCACCGGGCGGCTCGTCGCCCACGTCGTGCCGCGGGACCCGGTCGCCGAGGACGGCGACGACCGCAAGCGCGTCGACGAGTGGCAGCTGATCTACGAATGGGTCTACGGCGAACTGCCCGAGTCCGGTGGGCTCGGGGAGAACTTCGTGGGCTGGCACAGCACCTACACCGGGCTGCCGATCGAGCTCGCGCAGATGCGGGAGTGGCGGGACGCGACCGTCGAGCGGATCACGTCGCTGCGGCCGCGCCGGGTGCTGGAGATCGGCGTCGGCACCGGCCTGCTGATGGCCAAGCTCGCGCCTTCGTGCGAGGAGTACGTGGCGACGGACTTCTCCCCCACCGTGGTCGAGACGCTCACCGGCCAGGTCGCCGGGGACCCCGCGCTGGCCCACGTGACGCTGCACAACCGCGAAGCCAACGACTTCTCCGGGCTGCCGGACCAGCACTTCGACACCGTCGTGATCAACTCGGTCATCCAGTACTTCCCGGACATCGGCTACCTCGCGGACGTGCTGCGGCAGGCGGCCGCGCTGCTCGCGCCCGGCGGCGCGGTGTTCGTCGGCGACGTGCGGAACCTGCGGCTGCTGCGCGCCTTCCGGACCGCGGTGCTGGCCGACGAGCTCGCCGCCGCGCCCGGGTCGGCCCGCGAGATCGTCGAGAACAGCGTCCTGGAGGAGAAGGAACTGCTCGTCGACCCGGACTTCTTCCCGGCGCTGGCCGCGACGCTGCCCGGGATCGCGGCGGCGGACGTCCGGCTCAAGCGGGCCCACCACCACAACGAGCTCAGCCGGCACCGCTACGACGCCGTGCTGCGCAAGGAACCCGCCGAGACGGTCGAGCCGGCGCTGACCGCGGCCTGGGACCCGGGCGCGCTGGAAACGCTGCTCAGCGACGTCCGGCCGCCGTCCGCGCGGATCACCGGCGTGCCGAACGGCCGGGTCGCGCGCGAGCTGGCCGAGCTGGCGAAGCTCGACACCGGCCGCACCCCCGCCGCGGTCACCGCGCCGGACCCCGAAGACCTCCACGAGATCGGCAAGCGCCGCGGCTACCAGGCCGCGGTGACCTGGTCCGCCGAAGGCCCCGGCCTGGTCGACGTCGTGTACACGCGCGACGGCGAGCCGGTGACCGTGCCCGCCTCGGCCGCCACCCCCGGACTGCCCTTCACCACCTACGCGAACGCGCCCTCGCGCGCGGCGAAGACGAGCTCGTTCGTCGCCGAGCTGCGCGCGTACCTCGCCGCGCGGCTGCCCGCCGAAGCGATCCCGCACGCCTTCACCACCGTCGAAGACCTCCCCGAAGGGACCGGACATGCCGACCACTGA
- a CDS encoding condensation domain-containing protein has translation MPTTEGARIPATRKEEGLWLLERLVPGEGVNNVPGVALRVAGRLDRAVLQEAVTRLVRRYDALRTVFHADDTRLTKEVLPSFPVRLEGEDSTDVDAGLRELITRPFALDGTPLLRVGLYHGPEHDSVGVAVHHLIFDGTSMSIFLEELAAAYDAVLAGDLPDASEPVPLWPESEPKPASLAFWREHLRDFDASGLELWCGGQESAQPTLRGEQLVRAFSPEAKDVVTALQKDLKAPDVVLLLAAYYLLLHAHGAGPDLAVGFPVNVRSQQAQRAIGYHVNIVPLRVRIDPAETFRTFSRRVRDLFFEAIAHADVPMDVLLPEVERADSSWRTTMFRHVFNYLPFGGRAATSIGGAPAEVAEIDPGHSKFDLEFVILPSAGESRVKAVYGAEVLGGDDVGLLLERYDALLVAAAGAPDRPLGELDSWGATDRRVLDAPAKPASPDTVLTAIARGVRETPGAPALVTDEGTTSYRELWRAASAVTTLLADAGTGPGDLVAVVAPRGRELAAAVLGGWLAGATVTTADPGQADVLEVVSGAKLVLGAAETAPHASIPWRPISYAVTVAVEPDAGAVSPDSAALIGVTHRELAAAARHSAALVPPGRPVLWLTSPATGAAVAELLLALTTGAPLVVAPDAARTDGRLLADLLTRHDAGVVHATPAVWSRVVEHLGEAAGGRTALIGAEPAPAPLVRTLRALEADVHTVFSGAGRWVLGDGMPVAGLEADVVAPDGRRLPLGVRGELRLAGTATGVLAHWRTDGSLHVHGPRERQLFLGGTRVDLATVEDALTAYTDVVAAAVTARVTDEGTELVAVVHAPDKPQLAADLARHAETALPPRARPAWYLRVDALPETAGHEVDRAAVAELAATAGPPAELPAEVVPDATTAAVMAMFATLLKRNDVTEDTNFFASGGHSLLAAQLVQSIQKKTGVRLKLSAAFSHPTPAALAELITERGSTR, from the coding sequence ATGCCGACCACTGAGGGCGCGCGGATCCCCGCGACCCGCAAGGAAGAAGGCCTCTGGCTGCTGGAGCGGCTGGTCCCCGGCGAAGGCGTGAACAACGTCCCGGGCGTCGCGCTGCGGGTGGCGGGCCGGCTCGACCGGGCCGTGCTGCAGGAAGCCGTCACGCGGCTGGTGCGCCGGTACGACGCGCTGCGGACCGTCTTCCACGCCGACGACACCCGGCTGACGAAGGAGGTGCTGCCGTCCTTCCCGGTCCGCCTGGAGGGCGAGGACAGCACCGACGTCGACGCCGGGCTGCGCGAGCTGATCACGCGGCCGTTCGCGCTCGACGGCACGCCGCTGCTGCGCGTCGGCCTCTACCACGGCCCCGAGCACGACTCCGTCGGCGTGGCCGTGCACCACCTGATCTTCGACGGCACCTCGATGTCGATCTTCCTGGAGGAGCTGGCGGCCGCGTACGACGCCGTGCTCGCCGGGGACCTCCCCGACGCGAGCGAGCCCGTCCCGCTGTGGCCGGAGTCCGAGCCGAAGCCGGCGAGCCTCGCCTTCTGGCGCGAGCACCTGCGCGACTTCGACGCGAGCGGCCTCGAACTGTGGTGCGGCGGCCAGGAAAGCGCCCAGCCGACCCTGCGCGGCGAGCAGCTGGTCCGCGCGTTCTCGCCCGAAGCGAAGGACGTCGTCACCGCGCTGCAGAAGGACCTCAAGGCCCCCGACGTCGTCCTCCTGCTGGCCGCCTACTACCTGCTGCTGCACGCCCACGGCGCCGGCCCCGACCTCGCCGTCGGGTTCCCGGTGAACGTCCGCAGCCAGCAGGCCCAGCGCGCGATCGGCTACCACGTCAACATCGTCCCGCTGCGCGTCCGCATCGACCCGGCCGAGACGTTCCGGACGTTCAGCCGCCGCGTGCGCGACCTGTTCTTCGAGGCGATCGCGCACGCGGACGTGCCGATGGACGTCCTGCTGCCCGAGGTCGAGCGCGCCGACTCCTCCTGGCGCACCACGATGTTCCGGCACGTGTTCAACTACCTGCCCTTCGGCGGGCGGGCGGCCACCAGCATCGGCGGCGCACCCGCCGAAGTCGCCGAAATCGACCCGGGGCACAGCAAGTTCGACCTCGAGTTCGTCATCCTGCCCTCGGCCGGCGAGAGCCGCGTCAAGGCGGTGTACGGCGCCGAAGTGCTCGGTGGCGACGACGTCGGCCTGCTGCTGGAGCGCTACGACGCCCTGCTCGTCGCGGCCGCGGGTGCGCCGGACCGGCCGCTGGGCGAGCTGGACTCGTGGGGCGCCACCGACCGCCGGGTGCTGGACGCGCCCGCGAAACCGGCGTCGCCGGACACCGTGCTCACCGCGATCGCCCGCGGCGTGCGGGAAACCCCCGGCGCGCCCGCTCTCGTCACCGACGAGGGCACCACGTCCTACCGCGAACTCTGGCGGGCCGCTTCGGCCGTCACGACCCTGCTGGCCGACGCCGGGACCGGGCCGGGCGACCTGGTCGCCGTGGTCGCCCCGCGCGGGCGCGAACTCGCGGCCGCGGTGCTCGGCGGCTGGCTGGCCGGCGCCACCGTGACCACGGCCGACCCGGGCCAGGCCGACGTCCTCGAGGTCGTGTCGGGCGCGAAGCTGGTGCTGGGCGCGGCGGAAACCGCGCCGCACGCCTCGATCCCGTGGCGGCCGATCTCGTACGCGGTCACCGTCGCCGTCGAGCCGGACGCCGGGGCCGTGTCCCCGGACAGCGCGGCACTGATCGGCGTGACCCACCGCGAACTCGCCGCGGCCGCCCGGCACAGCGCCGCGCTCGTGCCGCCAGGGCGACCGGTGCTGTGGCTGACCTCCCCGGCCACCGGTGCCGCCGTCGCCGAGCTGCTGCTGGCCCTGACCACCGGCGCCCCGCTGGTCGTGGCGCCCGACGCCGCCCGCACCGACGGCCGGCTGCTCGCCGATCTGCTCACCCGCCACGACGCCGGCGTCGTGCACGCCACCCCGGCCGTCTGGTCCCGCGTGGTCGAGCACCTCGGCGAAGCCGCCGGCGGCCGGACCGCGCTGATCGGCGCCGAACCCGCGCCCGCCCCGCTCGTCCGCACGCTGCGCGCGCTGGAAGCCGACGTCCACACCGTGTTCTCCGGCGCCGGACGCTGGGTGCTCGGCGACGGCATGCCGGTCGCGGGCCTCGAAGCCGACGTCGTCGCCCCGGACGGGCGGCGGCTGCCGCTGGGCGTGCGCGGGGAGCTCCGGCTGGCCGGGACCGCCACCGGCGTGCTCGCGCACTGGCGCACCGACGGGTCCCTGCACGTCCACGGCCCGCGCGAGCGCCAGCTGTTCCTCGGCGGCACCCGCGTCGACCTGGCGACCGTGGAGGACGCGCTGACCGCGTACACCGACGTCGTCGCGGCGGCCGTCACCGCCCGGGTCACCGACGAGGGGACCGAGCTGGTCGCCGTGGTGCACGCGCCGGACAAGCCGCAGCTGGCCGCCGACCTGGCGCGGCACGCCGAGACGGCGCTGCCGCCGCGGGCGCGCCCGGCCTGGTACCTGCGGGTCGACGCGTTGCCCGAGACCGCCGGGCACGAAGTCGACCGGGCGGCGGTCGCCGAACTGGCCGCCACCGCCGGGCCGCCGGCCGAACTGCCCGCCGAGGTCGTCCCGGACGCCACGACGGCCGCCGTCATGGCGATGTTCGCGACGCTGCTCAAGCGCAACGACGTCACCGAGGACACGAACTTCTTCGCCAGTGGCGGGCACTCGCTGCTGGCCGCCCAGCTCGTCCAGTCGATCCAGAAGAAGACCGGGGTCCGGCTGAAGCTGTCCGCCGCCTTCTCCCACCCGACGCCGGCCGCGCTGGCGGAGCTGATCACCGAACGCGGGAGCACCCGATGA
- a CDS encoding FAD-binding protein: MGAVTVLPDDARYADLVRGVNQRWVGKPDYVCVATSTEEVVAAVGTAVREGRRIAVRSGGHCVEAMVGAPDVQVVIDLSELNRIDFDPGRDAFAVEPGATVGQAYRTLYKRWGVTIPAGSCPSVGLGGHIAGGGYGPLSRKFGYVSDHLYAVEVVVVDADGTARAVVATRDPDDENHDLWWAHTGGGGGNFGVVTRYWLRIPGVTGAPSALLPTPPARLLVQQDVWVWDMLDEAAFTRLLRNHGDWYERNSAPGSPYDDLYSGLWCGTRASQFVAMSTQIDSSLPNAAGLLDDYVAAIRRDLGVAPALSSRQELPWLHSTSWGGIADSGDHTLSFKIKAADLRKRCTDEQAGKIYRHLLRKDYGNHRAGVMFVGCGGQMNALSPADTAIAQRDSILKLVYSTHWDASEQPGAHLAWLREFYADVYAGTGGVPVPDERTNGSYVNNPDFDVQDERWNRSGLAWHELYHQHNYPRLQRVKARWDPGDVFRNPFSVRLP, encoded by the coding sequence ATGGGTGCGGTAACGGTTCTGCCGGACGACGCCCGGTATGCCGATCTCGTGCGCGGGGTGAACCAGCGCTGGGTCGGCAAACCCGATTACGTCTGCGTGGCGACTTCCACCGAAGAGGTCGTGGCCGCGGTCGGCACCGCCGTCCGCGAGGGCAGGCGGATCGCGGTCCGCAGCGGTGGCCACTGCGTCGAGGCGATGGTCGGCGCCCCGGACGTCCAGGTGGTCATCGACCTTTCCGAGCTCAACCGCATCGACTTCGACCCCGGGCGCGACGCCTTCGCCGTCGAGCCGGGCGCGACCGTGGGCCAGGCCTACCGGACGCTGTACAAGCGCTGGGGCGTCACCATCCCGGCCGGCTCCTGCCCGAGCGTCGGCCTCGGCGGGCACATCGCGGGCGGTGGGTACGGCCCGCTGTCGCGGAAGTTCGGCTACGTCTCCGACCACCTGTACGCGGTCGAGGTCGTCGTGGTGGACGCCGACGGCACCGCCCGCGCGGTGGTCGCGACCCGCGACCCCGACGACGAGAACCACGACCTCTGGTGGGCCCACACCGGCGGCGGTGGCGGCAACTTCGGCGTGGTCACGCGCTACTGGCTGCGGATCCCCGGCGTGACCGGCGCCCCGTCCGCGCTGCTGCCCACCCCGCCCGCGCGGCTGCTGGTGCAGCAGGACGTCTGGGTCTGGGACATGCTCGACGAAGCCGCGTTCACCCGCCTGCTGCGCAACCACGGCGACTGGTACGAGCGCAACAGCGCGCCCGGTTCGCCCTACGACGACCTCTACAGCGGCCTCTGGTGCGGCACGCGCGCTTCGCAGTTCGTCGCCATGTCGACCCAGATCGACAGCTCGCTCCCGAACGCGGCCGGCCTGCTCGACGACTACGTGGCCGCGATCCGCCGCGACCTCGGCGTCGCCCCGGCGCTGAGCAGCCGCCAGGAGCTGCCGTGGCTGCACTCGACGTCGTGGGGCGGCATCGCCGACAGCGGCGACCACACGCTGAGCTTCAAGATCAAGGCGGCCGACCTGCGCAAGCGCTGCACCGACGAGCAGGCCGGCAAGATCTACCGGCACCTGCTGCGCAAGGACTACGGCAACCACCGCGCCGGCGTGATGTTCGTCGGCTGCGGCGGGCAGATGAACGCCCTTTCGCCGGCCGACACCGCGATCGCGCAGCGCGACTCGATCCTCAAGCTCGTCTACTCGACGCACTGGGACGCCTCCGAGCAGCCCGGGGCGCACCTGGCGTGGCTGCGCGAGTTCTACGCGGACGTCTACGCGGGGACCGGCGGGGTGCCGGTGCCGGACGAGCGCACCAACGGCTCCTACGTGAACAACCCGGACTTCGACGTGCAGGACGAGCGGTGGAACCGCTCCGGGCTGGCCTGGCACGAGCTCTACCACCAGCACAACTACCCGCGGCTGCAGCGGGTCAAGGCGCGCTGGGACCCGGGCGACGTGTTCCGGAACCCGTTTTCCGTGCGTCTTCCTTGA